Genomic DNA from Podospora pseudoanserina strain CBS 124.78 chromosome 4, whole genome shotgun sequence:
CATACCGCCAAGTATCTCGCTACACCTAAGATCCCTGAACAGCATATCATACCGCCGAACGTATAAACCCCGAACATGCTTACACTGGGGAGCctgaaacaaaacaacatgGGAGGTGATTGGATAATTGAAGATGGTGTATCTGTCCGCGTCGCTATACGAGCCAAAAGGATCTTACCCTACCAAGTTGAAAGAGATGCATGTCGAGTAGTTGATATTTGCTCACAAGGTACGCGCGGTGTGCAGATACGAGGGTGCATTGGGAGAAGGCAGGAATATGTCTGGAAGGAGGATCGAGTGATTCGTCACCACTACAGGGGTGAGCTTATGGGTGCAgcaaggccaaggcggcTGTGggcaggggaaggggaaaacaAGGAGATGTCAGCCCTACCGAGTATATGAGAACTTTTGTTCAAAAAAGACACGGCTATAAGGTACAAGAACGTCGTGCTGGCATTTGGCGACGGTAATATTTACAAAAGTTCAAAGAGGGGTTGAAGCCGAGGGGGACAGGAACTCGAATACAGCTAATAATAAATATCTTGAATGTATATTATCAACTCCTCATCAGTGCCAGTCAAAGCACATCATCTGTCCGTGAGAATAACATCCAGAGCCCTTCCAATTCCTCCTAGGCACCAGCCTTACCCTTGccatcctccttcaactcccgAATCCTCCTATGCACCTCCACaaaaaccaacccatccaaaATCTCCGTCACCTCCGTAATCTTCTCCCCGTTCTCATTAAACTTCACAAACCACGAGACATCCAGCTTTATCTCCTCGTTCTCCCCATTCGCCAGGTGCAAATTGTCAACGTACACCGTCCTCGCGGCCCCAGTCATTGTCTCTGCGTCGACAACCAAATGCGTGATATCTACCGATCTGGTCCCGACGAACCGGGATTCACTCACGTATTGAGCCTCCCATGTCGCCACGTCAAAGGCAAAGTCTGGCGGTGCGCCTATGCTAGTGAGGAAAGATGCGGGGGCGATGTAGTGGAGGCAGTCGGGGGAGAGGACggaagagaggagggaggggtttttCTGGGTTGTTGCTTCGATGGGGCCGTGGAGGAAggttttgagggtgaggtggagggtttggtggaggttgggggttgttgccattgtggtggattggggggtgTTTATGGTGTCAACAAGGAAGAATGGCGGGCAAGGTCAACAAAGATCTGCTTTTACAGGAAATGTTGAGTTATATCATGCTCTTACCCCTCTTTTGAGGGCGAAAAGTGTCAACGTTCATGACGTGCCATAGGTGCATGatgctgttggttgttggtggtagTTTGAATCTTACTGCCcttgggtgtgtgtgtgtcttgaTGGAGTTGACAGAAGGGATGTGATTACTGTTAAGTATTTACAAATTAAGGCACCTTGCTAGGTATCTATAGACATACTTTGTTTCCTTCCCGACAGATAAACCGACACATAAACTACACAGTAATAGCCTTGGGATACATCCTCGTGCAGCTCAACCCAGTGTCGGACCCATCCCCACTCGACAGGAACACCTGATTGTTGCCACACAACAAAATATTCTTCctgccgccaacatcaagcGTGAGCTCGCCAGTCGCCGTGCTAACACACCCCTTCACCCTGATAGAATACGCAGGACTATACTCGGCACCCGTCCTCGCCTGAAGCCGAACAGACGCAGCGCTCCCTGGGCTCACCCAAGCACTGACCTTGTAGGTAGACTGCCCAACAAGGTAAAGAGTTGCCAGGTacccctcctcgtccaagaCCCATTTGTACATCTTGTAGACGTCGATGCCAGGCTCGACTGGCGCTGATGCCCAATCCATACTGCCGTACAAGCCGGCCATGCCGTTGATCAGCTGGGAAAAGAGGTAGCGCTGGCTGTTGGCGGAATCAGTCGCGACGGCGTTGAAGTTGGCGACGTTACTGCATCTTTCTGCTGGGGCGACTacggtggaggtgatggttgatgTAACGGTGGTTGTTGAACCTATGACCAAGACGTTCCCTGTTACCGTAGTCACGGCGGTGGCAGTGACCGAGGCCGTTTCAGTCTGGGTGTTGTATTCTGTGGCAGTTACTTCGTCGATgaccgtggtggtggtggaaagagTAACGGGAATCGGGATCGTTGTGGCAGCCACGCTGTCGGTGAAGGTGACGGTCACTGTGGCGGCCGAGGGTGAAACGGTAATAGTCTCCTGGGTGGCTCCTGCGCACTTGCAGACCGAAATATACTTCTCCCATGATGGACAATGTGCTGAGGCGTAGCTTGGAATGGATGGCGCCAGGGTGCCACTCGTGGGTGCCAGGTCGGTATCGGCGGCGCGCGCCACGATTTGAGCCGCAGCACTCGGCAGGACTGTCGTGGTGGATGTGACCAAGACTGTAACGGTGTTATATGCGCGGGTAACGTAGACCAGGGAGCGCTGAGTCGTCGTGCCAGTCACCgtggtgctgatggtgttgagcaATGTTTCGGTCTCGACAGTCGAATAAACTGTTGCCGTCGTGGCATCTGTCTCGACCACGCTGACATACTCGGTCGGAACTTCCGTCACAGTCTCGGTAACAGTGGTGACTTGGGGCGTGACTGTTACTATCTCGAAAGCCAATGAGCAATCCTGTAGGCCATCAACCAGGGGATCAGCAACGGCCTTGAAGCATTTGTTTGTGCGGCAGCAGGCGGCAGATGCCAGTTGAAGTAACCCAAAGGCCGAAACGAACGCAAGTCCCTGCTTCATCGTTTACgataatgatgatgggaCGAAAAGAGTGACTAAAGTGAGTGTGGcaaaagacaacaacaacctttgGCCAGCCCGCAACGGGGGCATTTTGCTTTTCAATGTTCCTACCATGATTCGAGATCTCCTTGGCGCTGTCAATGGTCTGAACTGGTTGGATTTGTGTGGAAATTGCGCATCAATATGGTCATGTCTGATTGGCCCCCTTTCCTCAGCTGAACTCCATGCTGCCGCATCCTTTGAGCCGCAACCCGAAATATGCTCGATGATCTGCTAGCGTCCAGCTGAGGTCCGAGAATCCTTGTCATCTCAGGATACCTAACCCATCATCGTGAATCATAGATGTCATCTGAGTTGTTGTGAAGCGTGCCAGCAGAACTGTGAGAAAAGTGATGGTATTGTACGGCACTGGAAAATCGGCTTCGGAGAGCAGAAATCTGTCTATATCAACAGCTAACCTGTGGCCCACAGGGCAGAAGCCCTAGGAGCAACCTGCCCGAAATATCACAGTTGTCCTCCGAGGAATACTGACATAACATCACAAGAAATCCCCAACAGCCCTACCTGTACAATATGCGTTGATAGATATgattgagatggaggagaaagTTGGTGTGCTGATGATAAGAAGAGATGCAAGACTTTCACCGGATGGAAGGAAAGCTTCAGCAATCAAGAGAAACCACCAGTCAGCATGAATATGGGATCGAAGACCTCCGTTTGTCAGCACCCATTTCTTATATACCTATTTAACCTTTCACCTCTAGAAAAGGAGCAGCAGATGAAAACAATCACCACATATCCGCACGAAACAACAGTATATCATGGGCACAGGGACTAGTGAAACGGCTCATCTTGAGTAATACCTGAGTGTATTCGATATCGGTCGAATCTCAAGCACAGCAGGAAACCGCCCTCCCTCTGGATTTGTGTTTTCCAAGGCCTTGACTACGAGCCAAAACTTTCCAATACATGAGAGTGCTATTCTTTCTTTCAGTCAAGCTAGAATATAGGTGGCCGGATGACTCGCGTCTCCCTACAACATGCCTCATGAGAAGAAAGCTTGCTAGGGCATGTTCCTCATCCAAAAACCAGCATGATGACGCATGGAACCTTGACATCACAGTCTCCGTGTGATTGCTCCCAATTCACCTGGTCCAACCTTTTCTGTCAGGTCCACATGTTGGTTGCTCTGGATTGGGATTTTGTTGCGTATATCACACACTTCgtagttttcttttctctctctgttaaatttcaccatcatcactttTCTCACCACCTTTTGGCTCACTTTGCGCGCCAGTGACCACTTTCACTGTCCCAACCCCCGCCTGTTCGCTAACCGACCTGGACACTGAGGACGTTTGGAGATGCGACCAGCTCGCCAACACTTGAAAACGGGTTGCCTAAGATACTATCTACTTGGCGAACGCCGACGTGTTCGTTTTGGCCTTGATTTGACTCAACCGTAGCTTCATGGATTGTCTGATAAGGTCCGTTAATCGGCGTGAGAGTCACGCTACCCCGTCACGGCCTTTGCCGGCTTGCATACAATGGAGCCAATATGACTTTTGGATCGCGAGCAGTTTGGCCCCCGCGCAGCTAGCCTCAATCAATTTGTCAAGGCTTCACAGATCCGTACCTCCGAGTCCATTAACAGTGACGGCGGTGAGTTGCAAAGGTTGAAGCTGAATAGGGGATCTGTTCGGTTATGCAAGAAACCTGTTTGCATGTCGCATTCCGGAAGTGTAGGTAAGCCCTACGAGCCGTCTCAACACGAGCCTTTCCCGTGTTGTGTAGGCGAACCGGAAGATGTCAGCAGAGTGTCGTCGCGATGCGACGTGGACGCATGTGTCCTATGCTTGTCTCTACATGAAAAGCTTGGTTATCACGAGCCTGCATGCTAGGCATCAGCAAAATTGTACAAGAAACTTCTAGCATGAGACTCGGCACAGGAACGGTGCCGAGTGCACCCAATGATAGCTGCTGCCATGCTCACTACAATCCTGGAAAGTGGGTTTAGAAGTGTCGATAGTTCGTTTCGCTTACACGTTGTATCCCCGTCGGCATATTGCTGGGCAAGAGCCACGCCATCCGCCTTGGCGGATGGGGACAGATGTGAACAAGGCTGAGGATATCATCAACTGTCGTCGTgaatagagagagagagagagagaaaaaataTAAAGGGGAGGCCATCGACCCTCAACCATCTGGATtctctcctcaccctcgccagcatcctcatctccatcctcaccagcatcatcaacttcaCTTCCACCTTTAAAttttcttctcttcaacCCTCAAGATGAAGTTCACTctctccaccgccatcctcaccggGTTCGCCACCCTGGCCTCGGCCCAGTCCCCTCAAATGCCCGGCCTCGCCCCCAACTGCAACCGCTACCACTACGTCCAAAGCGGCGACACCTGCGCCGTtatcgccgccgccaacggcATCTCGGTCGCCCAGTTCCTCTCCTGGAACTCCGAAGTTAACGCGGGCTGCACCAACCTCTGGCTCAACTACTTTGTCTGCACCGGCGTCTCCTCGAGcggcggcaccaccaccgccaccgtgACCAGCACCGCTGACAACGGcggcacaacaacaaccaacactgTCACGAGCACCAATGACAATGGcggcacaacaacaaccgctaCTGTTACCAGCACCGCTGGGAAcggcggcaccaccaccacctctggtGGCCCTACCAGCACCCctaccaacacctcccctcaGATGCCCGGGTTGCCTTCTACCTGCTGGCTGTTCCACACTGTTGAGACCGGGGATACTTGCGAGATTATCGCTGCCAGCTATGGGGTCACGCTTGCGCAGTTTTATGCTTGGAATCCCGAGATCAACTCTACTTGCACCAACTTGTGGTTGGGATTTGCTGTTTGCGTTGGGGCGTAAGGAGAAGACCGAACGGGGCGGCTTTAGAGTCACGGGATAGTCTTTACTGCTAGCTTGGGGAGTGTAGATAACCAAATGGAATGTCAATGTTTGGTGAACCAACGGTCCGTGTTACCATGACAACTTGTGATTATCTTGTGAAATGCATAGTCCAAATTGCATAAACTGTGATGCACTGTAACATCAATAAGGTATGGAAAAGGTTCCGTGGAAATCATAATGTCAAGCTAGATGGGTACCTGATCTGTACAACACCTATTTATCTCATGTGGTTTTCATACTTGTGTGGGCAAGGCTGTTGGCAAGCTTTCAATCCGGCACCAAGGACAAGTGACAAGGACTCACCTCGCGGGACTGGATCTCAAACATTCATAACACCACATCACATCTGTGCAGGAACCTCAATGTCACAAAAAGAGAGCAAAAGTTGAACATCACGATAGTCAATTTATCCCACAGTCGACAAGGTGGTAGCGAAGATCCTCCTCGATATCATCCATCTGCAGTACATTGGGCCTATCGCATCCTTCCATCATCCCTCACATGCAACTACATTTAGCAGTTGAGAACAGCGCTGCCGCAGCCAGTGACGACCTTGTTGACACCAGCAGAGGAGACGGCCTTGCGGGCGCTGCCGCAGTAGCGGCCCTGAGAGGTGGAGCCCTTGCAGAAGTTCACGCTGTGGCATCATTTGTGTTAGCACAGGGGAAGCTGAGCTGGTctcgttggaggggggtttcgtctcaccagcagccatcacCGAGCTTGGACTCCCAGATCCAGGACTTGACAGTGAAGCCAACGTTGCGGGAGCCGGCGGTGGAGTAGCTCTTCTGGGTACCCTGGTAGTTGTCGGCGCTGTAGACGGAGAGGGTGtaggcggaggaggtgccagcgagggcggcgacgaggagggtggagagctgcattttgatggttttggttggttggttggaaAGTGAAGATTTGTCTTGAGTAGATGGCTTGTCTGAAGgcttgatggtgaggatgatgagaaaagGCGTCTCGATGTCGTGACGATGGCTCTCTTTTATAGACAAAATCTCGAGATGATCCTTCACAAGCAAACGGTCTCGAGTCTTTCCGTCTTACTCCTCGGTGTAGTCGATCTGTGGAGCTCATGATGTGTTTTTGGATGCTGTTGTCATCAGTACTACCTGCTACAGGTGCATGTTGTGTGAGATGATTCGATGGGAGTGGGTGGCCAATGGTTGAGGCGGGCGGGTAGCTGTGTAGCCGTTGTAACGTTGAGGGTGCAAGCTGTCTCTGTTCAGCTAGAGCCTCACTTTTGGGGTTGCACCGAACCGCAGGATCTGCAAAGTGGTTGAGATCATGCGTACAGAGGGTGTAATCGGGCGACCTGGACCCCTCTCCAGATTCGAGTGCCTCTTCTGAACTGATCGAGAACTTTGATGTTGGAAGTGTTAGAGTTGATCTACTCGTATGGATATTTCAGCTATCTACAAGGCATCTATTACAAAGCACTGGCTTGATCTGAAGTCAATTTCACGTTAGAAGTGATTGCTGCTCAGATCTATGCTCCTGAATCGCACGGTCAAACCGGGTAACCGGAGGCCATCGAAtgatgtggaggggtggcGGAGAGCCTCCGGGAGCATGGTCTTGGCTACCGTCGTTGTCTACCTTATTTTTCCCAGGGAATTGTGGGCTTCTCCCGTTGAGGCTCTCGGCTATATGCAGGAACGTCAAAAATGGAATGGCTCTCGGTCAGCGATTTGGTCGATGGCGTCGCCGTTGAGATCTAGATCGTAGTAGCCCAAGAAGCTTGTGCCGTACACCCAGTTCATACAAAAGAAGTTTCACTGATACCTATCGAGAACACATATTCGTTTGCAGTTGCCTGTTGTAGGTCTCTCCATGTGCTTCGAAGCCTGTCAAGTTGTCCATCAAAGCGTCGGTCAAGGTGCTCGCTAAGCTGCTCGCCAAACCTTGACAGTGGCCGGTTGCGGGATAGGACAGCGCGTAGACCCTTAATGATCGGCGCATATAAACATACACTTCTCTGTATCAGGCAGGTCAAGATCATTGACGTCGGATCTCTCGTTGTTTTGTTCCTGACAGTTCGCCATCCCCATTCGATATTGTAACCGTCACGGCGTCAGCACTGTGGAGTGCGCTAACCCCGTTGAAGCAACTACGACAAGCCTCCCCCAGATCGTCCTTTTGTCTGACGGGAAGGAACACGGGAAGTGGACCCTGGATCGGCGAAATCTATCCGTAGTCGATGTCAGAACGCCATCTAGACTGCGATATGTCGTAGCACTTGTGTTGAAGCTTGCCCTAGATAGGGCTGGTACGCCCCGCCTTCGAAAACATCTCCAGTctacggaggaactagagTGAATaagaaaaggagaagcgCGTGTTGATCGTGCCACAGCCGAGGGAATTAAGCGAGAAGCAGGCGCTTGTCGCTTGATTTGTGCGGGAGCACACACGGAGGAATTCTCCCTGGAGCCCGAAACAGCAAAAGTGAACGTCTCACGAGCAAGCAGCATCACCTGATTTACCTTCTTCTTTCGTGTGAGAGCAATCATCAGATTCAAAACTGCTCTACATAAAAATAAGCACCAGACTTGATTCCAGGTTATCTTAAGATCTTCATCATACGGAGCAATCTTTCTCCTGATCTTTGCCACAAAAACATCTTGACATAGCTCAGCCAAGGCCTCGGCTACGACTCTCTCCGCTTCTCCCCCGCACCCAACACTGACGtccatctccaccagccACTCTGCCACTTCAGTTTCTTTTACAAACTTTCAAGCGTCAGAAATCTGCAAAAGGGCATTGATGGTCCGCTCCTTGAGACCGCTGAGGTCATTCTTCTCGGCCCactggaggagcttgggaACCACAAGAAGAGGTTCCGTGGGCTCGGCGCCGATGATCTGGGCAACTGCGCCAGCCACATGAGGGGATGCTTTTCACGAGCTTGTTAGCGACGTAGGTCGACGTAGAGATTTCAGGTCGGTTGGGGACATACCCATTGAGGTGCCgctgatggtgttggtaGCTTCGGTGCCCCCGATCCAGGTGGATAGGATTTGGACTCCGGGGGCAAAGATGTCGACCATCTTGCCGTAGTTGGAGAAGTTGGCGGCCTAGATGACGAATGCGTTAGCATGTTGGAGTGACTCGACACTCACGGTGGTTTGCCATACCTTGTCACCAACATCGCTCGCACCAACAGTGATAGCGAGAGGCTCTCTAGCCggagagctggtggtggcctgTCTCTGTCCATGTGTTAGCAATCCTTCCTCCCAAACATAGATCTCATAGAAAAAAGCTCACTGCCTCGTTACCAGCCGCCACAACCACAGTGACACCGCTCCTGACCGCGCTCGCAACCGCCTTGTCCATCGCAGGGGACGCACCGCCACCCAGACTCAAGTTCACCACACTCGGCTTCCCATGCTCCTTGAACTCTTTGAC
This window encodes:
- a CDS encoding hypothetical protein (EggNog:ENOG503PHBM), translating into MQLSTLLVAALAGTSSAYTLSVYSADNYQGTQKSYSTAGSRNVGFTVKSWIWESKLGDGCCVNFCKGSTSQGRYCGSARKAVSSAGVNKVVTGCGSAVLNC
- a CDS encoding hypothetical protein (COG:G; EggNog:ENOG503NZS3), producing the protein MKFTLSTAILTGFATLASAQSPQMPGLAPNCNRYHYVQSGDTCAVIAAANGISVAQFLSWNSEVNAGCTNLWLNYFVCTGVSSSGGTTTATVTSTADNGGTTTTNTVTSTNDNGGTTTTATVTSTAGNGGTTTTSGGPTSTPTNTSPQMPGLPSTCWLFHTVETGDTCEIIAASYGVTLAQFYAWNPEINSTCTNLWLGFAVCVGA
- a CDS encoding hypothetical protein (EggNog:ENOG503PGK1); translation: MATTPNLHQTLHLTLKTFLHGPIEATTQKNPSLLSSVLSPDCLHYIAPASFLTSIGAPPDFAFDVATWEAQYVSESRFVGTRSVDITHLVVDAETMTGAARTVYVDNLHLANGENEEIKLDVSWFVKFNENGEKITEVTEILDGLVFVEVHRRIRELKEDGKGKAGA
- a CDS encoding hypothetical protein (EggNog:ENOG503PFBH; COG:S); this encodes MKQGLAFVSAFGLLQLASAACCRTNKCFKAVADPLVDGLQDCSLAFEIVTVTPQVTTVTETVTEVPTEYVSVVETDATTATVYSTVETETLLNTISTTVTGTTTQRSLVYVTRAYNTVTVLVTSTTTVLPSAAAQIVARAADTDLAPTSGTLAPSIPSYASAHCPSWEKYISVCKCAGATQETITVSPSAATVTVTFTDSVAATTIPIPVTLSTTTTVIDEVTATEYNTQTETASVTATAVTTVTGNVLVIGSTTTVTSTITSTVVAPAERCSNVANFNAVATDSANSQRYLFSQLINGMAGLYGSMDWASAPVEPGIDVYKMYKWVLDEEGYLATLYLVGQSTYKVSAWVSPGSAASVRLQARTGAEYSPAYSIRVKGCVSTATGELTLDVGGRKNILLCGNNQVFLSSGDGSDTGLSCTRMYPKAITV